TGATATCTCAATTTGAGACCAGTAGTTAATTTCAACTCTGTCCATGTTTTTCCAGAAATAAAAAAAATTTCTAATGCTCGAATTATTCTTTTATGATCATTTAAATGAATTTTATTGGCAGCAACAGGATCAACATGTTTAAGTAAATTATACATGTTTATCCATCCTATTTTTTGTGCTTCACATTTTAGATCATCACGAATTTTTTGATTAGTTGTTGGTAAAAAAAACAAACCCTCCAGTAAATTCTTAAAATATAACATTGTTCCACCAACTAGAAAAGGTGTATGTCCGGATTTTATAATTTTTTCTATTTCATTATTTGCATCGTGACAAAAATCTGCCGTTGAATAACATTCAGCTGGATCACGAATATCTATCAATTTATGAGGAGCAAGCTTTAATTCTTCAGGAACAGGTTTGGCTGTACCGATATTCATACCACGATATACCAAAGCTGAATCAACACTAATAATATCTATATTTAAATTTCTTTTTTTTAAAGCTATAGCTACACTTGTTTTTCCAGAAGCTGTAGGACCCATTAAAAATATAACTAATGGTTGACGTTTAATACTATTTTCCCTTAACTTATACAATATAAAAATATTATTTCTATAAGTCACATAAGTAAATGATATATGAATAAATTGTAATTATTTCAACGAACATATTAACTTTTATACATAAGAGTATACAATATATATTAATAATAATTTTTTTAAAAAAATGAAATTTTCATAATAACAGTGCTGATTCAGTAATACTGATTATTTATTAACTTGCAGCAACATATGTTTTTTTTACTTGTGAGGAATCTAACGGTTTTTTTTGTGATTTTATGAAATAAGAACGTAAACCTTTATACAAAGCATTAGCTATTTTTTCTTGATAAAGATTACTAATGAGAAGATACTCTTCTTTTATATTACTAATAAATCCAGTTTCTACTAAAATAGATGGAATATCGGGAGATCGCAATACAGCAAAACTAGAATACTCAGGTGTATTTTTATGTAAGGTAGTAATATTTTTTAATTGATGTAATACATGCACCGCAATATCGTATCCTACTCGTTTAGCATAACCAAACTGTAAATCCAAAACTACATGGCTAAAATATGGATCATTGCAATAACTAGTTAGTATATCTCCTAATCCTCCTAATAGCTCTGAATGTTTTTCACTGCATTGTAACAAATGTATCATTTCGCTTTTAGCACGACGCTCAGATAGCACCCAAACTGACGCTCCTCTAACATTAGTATTTAAAGCAGAATCCGCATGAATAGAAATTAAAACATTTGCTCCTCTTTTTCGCGCCAAATTAGAACGTTCCATAACCGATAAAAAATAGTCTCCATCTCGGATCATTACGGCTTTAAAACTTGGATCCAAATCCAATAACATTTTTAGTTTTTTAGCTATGCTAATCGTAATATTTTTTTCACATATCCCACCATGTCGTCCCATAGCTCCTGGATCTTGTCCTCCATGTCCGGCATCGATTGCTACAATAATCGGAGACAATACTTGTTTGGGATTTTGATTTTTTTTAAATTGTGTATCTATTATTTTTTTTTGGTGATTTATTACGTTATTTACATGTGCGGGGGTTTTACGAACCATAATAGGTGGCATCTCATGAAGATTTATATCATCAGTTACAGTAAATGTTTTCTTTTTCAAAATTGTTAATATAAGACGATAATTTTCTTTTATTTGCTTTTGTGTTACTGTTCCTATATTTGAAGGACAAGTTAAATCTAATACTATACGTATATTTTGATGATTAATAGATACGTTTGTTCGAATACATCTAACTAAATTAGCACCGTTAAAATTTATTGGAAATATATCTTTTTCAAATTTGGATGCTGTTAGAAGATCTATCACAATTCTTTCTGGATTGTGCAAAGAAAATATCATATACACGGGGACAATAGCACAATCTAGCATTACCGTAGATTGATTTTTATTATTTGTAACCGAGATTGCACTAAGAGTTGATGCTATTATAGGTTCTACACATAAATATTTTGACAAGATCATTATTACAAAAACTATTTCATATTTCAACTTCATACATGCAATTTCCAATATGCTAATAAATCATCCAGCATTCTATGGCCTAAATTACTAAAAGATTTTATAACTACTTTTCTGGATTTTTCACAATCATGATAATTCATTGTCACTGAAATATCTTCTGTTGGTAAAATTTCCATTCCTTGTTTTGGCCATTCTATTAAACATACAGTCTGTCCATCAAAATAGTCTCTAATTCCCATATATTCAAGTTCTTCTGAAGAAGTTAATCGATAAAAATCAAAATGACACACATTCCAATGTGTTAGAATATAAGATTCAATCAAAGTATAAGTTGGACTATTTATATGTCCAACATGTCCTAATGCATGTAAAAATCCTTTACACAAAACAGATTTTCCTGATCCCACATAACCATTTAAATAAATCACACAGCTTCGAATACAAACAGAAGCCAATATAGCACCTAATAGCAAGGTTTTTGATTCATCAGACAACATCAATACACATTTTTTCATCTTTAACATAATTTAAGATCTTAAGCGATAAAATATTTTATACATAAAACAATACAAATAACTTCATATAATTTTTTATCGTTCGAACATATCATATATAAATACAACGATATATCAAAAAATTGAGTCATATTATTACATACTACATCGCTAAGGGTATTAATTCTTTGATAAAAGTGAGTTTTTATCAAAGAATTAATAAAATAATAAGCGCTGAATGTATTGAAACAACAAGATACACACTACTGATTTTATCATGAGAATTAACACGTAATATTCAGTACGTTCACATGCCTAAGTATAAGAAATCCTTACTTTCATAAGTATAATAATCATTTAATTATTTACAAATTGAATAACAATTTATAATTTACTATACCAAATATACAAATATCTACTCCTCCTCAAAATTTGTTAATATTGATATCAATATATAATGGAATCAATAAATAGAGCATTAAAATAAATTAAATAAGCGGGAAACGAGACTTGAACTCGCGACCCCAACCTTGGCAAGGTTGTACTCTTCCAACTGAGCTATTCCCGCTTATTTAAAATAAAAAATCAAAACATAATTTCTATTCATTAATAGACATTTATCTATCTACACCGATAGATAAATTTTAATACTAATTAATTATTGTGTAGTAATATGTCATCTTAAATATGGCTAAATAATACTTATATTATAAGTCATATATTATCTTATAATTTCATAAAATATTTACGATAATATATCAATTCTATAATGGATTCACGAATATCTTCCAATGCACGATGAGTTTTATGTAATTTCAATCCAGATATCAAATCTGGTCTCCAACGAATCATTAATTCTTTAATAGTACTAACATCCAAGTAATGATGATTAAAATATGATTCTAATTCTGGCATGTATCGAAATAAGAACCGGCGATCCTGAGCTATACTGCTTCCACATATCGGTGATTTTTTAAAAGGCACCCAATCTTTTAAAAATTTCACTGTTAAACTAGATGCGTCTATCTCATCTAGTTTGCTATATTTAACTTTTTTTAATAATCCAGTAGAACTATGAACACGTACATTCCAATCATTCATTAAAGATAACTGATATTCAGATTGATGTATCACTACAACAGGACCTTCCGATAAAATATTCAATTCACTATCAGTAATAACTGTAGCTATTTCCAAAATACGATCTTGCTCCGGATCTAATCCAGTCATCTCTAAATCAATCCATATTAAATTCTTATCATGCATTAAAATTCCACCTGTACACTACATTACTTAATAACTTAATTAAGCAATATAAATATTACCCTCATGAGCACTTTTACTTTTTAAGATCATACTAATCTAAGTTAAATAAAATATATGAAATATCTTATATATATGCGTACATATTATTGTAATATACATATCGAATATTAAATGTAAATTACCATACTATTTAAATAAAATTTTTATATTTATCACTATTATTTTGTAACTTCTTCTTAGCAATAAACGTAACTTTTTTTCACAGCAAAAGTTTAGCACACTTTTGCACACTTTTATACAATATACAACCATATTATATGTTATATTAACATCTGAAAATAATGTGAATTTATAAACAATTAACAGAAAAATATATAATCGCTATAATCATTAACTAAAAATTAATAATTTAAAAATTAGGTACACATTATGTTAGAAAAAATACAAGTTCTACTGCAGTACTTATTACCAAAATATTGGATTACTTATTTATTAGGATTAGGGGCATCATGGAAAGGTGGATGGGTAACGCATTATGCTATTCAATTATTTATTCGTATCTATAAAATAGACATGAAAGAGTTCGATAAACCTAATCCATCCAATTATACAACGTTTAATGAGTTTT
This genomic interval from Candidatus Blochmannia sp. SNP contains the following:
- the miaA gene encoding tRNA (adenosine(37)-N6)-dimethylallyltransferase MiaA, producing MGPTASGKTSVAIALKKRNLNIDIISVDSALVYRGMNIGTAKPVPEELKLAPHKLIDIRDPAECYSTADFCHDANNEIEKIIKSGHTPFLVGGTMLYFKNLLEGLFFLPTTNQKIRDDLKCEAQKIGWINMYNLLKHVDPVAANKIHLNDHKRIIRALEIFFISGKTWTELKLTTGLKLRYQAHQFAIVPSSREILNKRIEQRFYRMLEIGFEDEVSKLFNCSDLHREEVRSSISCVGYRQMWEYLSGDINYNQMIIKGICATRQLAKRQLTWLRKWPNLHWLCSDNLSAAIDSISKILTKN
- a CDS encoding N-acetylmuramoyl-L-alanine amidase — encoded protein: MKLKYEIVFVIMILSKYLCVEPIIASTLSAISVTNNKNQSTVMLDCAIVPVYMIFSLHNPERIVIDLLTASKFEKDIFPINFNGANLVRCIRTNVSINHQNIRIVLDLTCPSNIGTVTQKQIKENYRLILTILKKKTFTVTDDINLHEMPPIMVRKTPAHVNNVINHQKKIIDTQFKKNQNPKQVLSPIIVAIDAGHGGQDPGAMGRHGGICEKNITISIAKKLKMLLDLDPSFKAVMIRDGDYFLSVMERSNLARKRGANVLISIHADSALNTNVRGASVWVLSERRAKSEMIHLLQCSEKHSELLGGLGDILTSYCNDPYFSHVVLDLQFGYAKRVGYDIAVHVLHQLKNITTLHKNTPEYSSFAVLRSPDIPSILVETGFISNIKEEYLLISNLYQEKIANALYKGLRSYFIKSQKKPLDSSQVKKTYVAAS
- the tsaE gene encoding tRNA (adenosine(37)-N6)-threonylcarbamoyltransferase complex ATPase subunit type 1 TsaE, whose protein sequence is MKKCVLMLSDESKTLLLGAILASVCIRSCVIYLNGYVGSGKSVLCKGFLHALGHVGHINSPTYTLIESYILTHWNVCHFDFYRLTSSEELEYMGIRDYFDGQTVCLIEWPKQGMEILPTEDISVTMNYHDCEKSRKVVIKSFSNLGHRMLDDLLAYWKLHV
- the orn gene encoding oligoribonuclease, coding for MHDKNLIWIDLEMTGLDPEQDRILEIATVITDSELNILSEGPVVVIHQSEYQLSLMNDWNVRVHSSTGLLKKVKYSKLDEIDASSLTVKFLKDWVPFKKSPICGSSIAQDRRFLFRYMPELESYFNHHYLDVSTIKELMIRWRPDLISGLKLHKTHRALEDIRESIIELIYYRKYFMKL